One Papaver somniferum cultivar HN1 chromosome 10, ASM357369v1, whole genome shotgun sequence genomic window carries:
- the LOC113317060 gene encoding uncharacterized protein LOC113317060 isoform X1 — MVVLRSNRKGIIGCYDPSLDRSVRSSSPSNSKRLRSTESNWPDPEYLVKNPIKKRKYTAEQVRDATRPYVDDALRFYNKEAGTNYKLVEPGYLTSVLLRTCILHHIDFTAKETDVADAPEEMFFAELTTPREDVLEATSGENRWVKFCKNMGAKDLISGDKRNGCCYCRDENVQHPKGGGFSRGGRGLFRDDESDPSLDGFKCLRSRVVPARSPVEYMVEALCLYNSRLGSKYELVEPGCITKVLLETCTLYHVNFTAKKTDVADAPEVMFFAELTTTCGVPSFNLCKCMGPRDSISGDRNNGCCYYCSLENIHHPKCGRFSRGGEGLFLDCGQRTFSSYS, encoded by the exons ATGGTGGTTCTGCGTTCAAATAGAAAGGGAATTATTGGTTGTTATGATCCTTCACTTGATCGCAgcgttcgttcttcttctccatctaaCTCCAAAAGATTGCGTTCCACGGAGTCTAACTG GCCTGATCCAGAATACCTGGTTAAGAACCCCATAAAGAAACGTAAGTACACAGCTGAACAAGTTCGAGATGCAACAAGGCCGTATGTAGATGATGCCTTGAGGTTCTATAACAAAGAAGCA GGGACAAACTATAAGCTGGTGGAGCCTGGTTACCTTACATCTGTGCTTCTTAGGACATGCATTCTTCACCATATCGACTTCACGGCAAAAGAGACTGATGTTGCTGATGCTCCAGAGGAGATGTTTTTCGCCGAACTGACAACTCCCAGAGAGGATGTTCTGGAAGCTACCAGCGGGGAGAATCGTTGGGTCAAGTTTTGCAAAAACATGGGGGCAAAAGACTTAATTTCAG GAGATAAAAGAAACGGCTGCTGTTATTGCAGGGATGAAAATGTTCAGCATCCTAAGGGTGGAGGATTCTCGCGTGGCGGTCGTGGATTATTCCGTGATGATGAGTCTGATCCTTCACTTGATGGCTTTAAATGTTTGCGCTCAAGGGTTGTGCCAGCCAG GTCTCCAGTAGAATACATGGTTGAAGCCTTGTGTCTCTATAACAGTCGACTA GGTTCAAAATATGAGCTGGTGGAGCCTGGTTGCATTACGAAGGTGCTTCTTGAGACATGCACTCTTTACCATGTCAACTTCACGGCAAAGAAGACCGATGTTGCTGATGCTCCAGAGGTCATGTTTTTTGCCGAACTGACAACTACCTGTGGGGTTCCTTCTTTCAACCTTTGCAAATGCATGGGGCCAAGAGACTCGATTTCAG GAGATAGAAACAACGGCTGCTGTTATTACTGCAGTCTTGAAAATATTCATCATCCTAAGTGTGGAAGATTCTCGCGCGGTGGTGAGGGATTATTCCTTGATTGTGGACAGCGAACTTTTTCTAGTTATAGTTGA
- the LOC113317060 gene encoding uncharacterized protein LOC113317060 isoform X2: MVVLRSNRKGIIGCYDPSLDRSVRSSSPSNSKRLRSTESNWPDPEYLVKNPIKKRKYTAEQVRDATRPYVDDALRFYNKEAGTNYKLVEPGYLTSVLLRTCILHHIDFTAKETDVADAPEEMFFAELTTPREDVLEATSGENRWVKFCKNMGAKDLISGDKRNGCCYCRDENVQHPKGGGFSRGGRGLFRDDESDPSLDGFKCLRSRVVPARSPVEYMVEALCLYNSRLGSKYELVEPGCITKVLLETCTLYHVNFTAKKTDVADAPEVMFFAELTTTCGVPSFNLCKCMGPRDSISDYSYDL, translated from the exons ATGGTGGTTCTGCGTTCAAATAGAAAGGGAATTATTGGTTGTTATGATCCTTCACTTGATCGCAgcgttcgttcttcttctccatctaaCTCCAAAAGATTGCGTTCCACGGAGTCTAACTG GCCTGATCCAGAATACCTGGTTAAGAACCCCATAAAGAAACGTAAGTACACAGCTGAACAAGTTCGAGATGCAACAAGGCCGTATGTAGATGATGCCTTGAGGTTCTATAACAAAGAAGCA GGGACAAACTATAAGCTGGTGGAGCCTGGTTACCTTACATCTGTGCTTCTTAGGACATGCATTCTTCACCATATCGACTTCACGGCAAAAGAGACTGATGTTGCTGATGCTCCAGAGGAGATGTTTTTCGCCGAACTGACAACTCCCAGAGAGGATGTTCTGGAAGCTACCAGCGGGGAGAATCGTTGGGTCAAGTTTTGCAAAAACATGGGGGCAAAAGACTTAATTTCAG GAGATAAAAGAAACGGCTGCTGTTATTGCAGGGATGAAAATGTTCAGCATCCTAAGGGTGGAGGATTCTCGCGTGGCGGTCGTGGATTATTCCGTGATGATGAGTCTGATCCTTCACTTGATGGCTTTAAATGTTTGCGCTCAAGGGTTGTGCCAGCCAG GTCTCCAGTAGAATACATGGTTGAAGCCTTGTGTCTCTATAACAGTCGACTA GGTTCAAAATATGAGCTGGTGGAGCCTGGTTGCATTACGAAGGTGCTTCTTGAGACATGCACTCTTTACCATGTCAACTTCACGGCAAAGAAGACCGATGTTGCTGATGCTCCAGAGGTCATGTTTTTTGCCGAACTGACAACTACCTGTGGGGTTCCTTCTTTCAACCTTTGCAAATGCATGGGGCCAAGAGACTCGATTTCAG ATTACAGTTATGATTTATGA